In Luteolibacter rhizosphaerae, the following proteins share a genomic window:
- a CDS encoding LysR family transcriptional regulator: MLVIRLVNDQDRPMLELRHLRSVVAIAETGSISKAGKRLNLSQPALSHQMKAIEDYLGVELFHRKSNPLRLSPAGDRLLTTAYEVEKMVMQCERDVARITDGSAGQLRIAVECHSCFDWLMPSMDAFREGWPEVEMDLVSGFQPDPVGLLADDAADLVIVSQARPRTGVTYHPLFRYEVLALLAQKHPYTQKEYLTAKDFAKETLVTYPIPDDRIDVIREVLQPAKIEPPRRKTELTVAILQLVASHRAIAAMPGWAVQPYLEKNYVASRPIRKSGLFANLYAATTTGKASAVYMLEFLDTMRRISFSTLKGIEPVR; encoded by the coding sequence ATGCTGGTCATTCGTTTGGTGAATGATCAGGACCGGCCCATGCTCGAGCTGCGTCACCTTCGTTCCGTCGTCGCCATCGCGGAGACGGGTAGTATCTCCAAGGCGGGCAAGCGCCTGAATCTCTCCCAGCCGGCCCTCTCGCACCAGATGAAGGCCATCGAGGATTATCTCGGCGTCGAGCTCTTCCACCGGAAGAGCAATCCGCTGCGCCTGAGCCCCGCAGGCGACCGCCTGCTCACCACCGCCTACGAGGTGGAGAAGATGGTGATGCAGTGCGAGCGGGACGTGGCGCGCATCACCGATGGCAGCGCCGGTCAGCTCCGTATCGCGGTGGAATGCCACTCTTGCTTCGACTGGCTGATGCCGAGCATGGATGCCTTCCGCGAAGGCTGGCCGGAGGTGGAGATGGATCTGGTCTCGGGCTTCCAGCCGGACCCAGTGGGCCTGCTGGCGGATGACGCGGCGGACCTCGTGATCGTCTCGCAGGCACGGCCGCGCACGGGCGTGACCTATCATCCGCTCTTCCGCTACGAGGTGCTGGCCCTGCTGGCGCAGAAGCATCCCTACACGCAGAAGGAATATCTCACGGCGAAGGATTTCGCGAAGGAGACGCTGGTGACCTATCCGATCCCGGACGACCGGATCGATGTCATCCGCGAAGTACTACAACCGGCGAAGATCGAGCCGCCACGTCGCAAGACCGAACTCACGGTGGCCATTCTCCAGCTCGTCGCCAGCCATCGCGCCATCGCCGCTATGCCCGGCTGGGCGGTGCAGCCCTATCTGGAGAAGAACTACGTGGCCTCCCGCCCGATCCGGAAGTCCGGCCTCTTCGCGAATCTCTACGCCGCCACCACCACCGGGAAGGCCTCGGCCGTCTACATGCTGGAGTTCCTCGATACCATGCGCCGCATCAGCTTCTCCACGCTGAAGGGCATCGAGCCGGTGAGGTAA
- the metE gene encoding 5-methyltetrahydropteroyltriglutamate--homocysteine S-methyltransferase → MSKIRTHILGYPRIGEQRELKKATELYWKGEIPAPALESVGKELRKHHWKKQQAAGIDLVPCNDFSFYDQVLDAICLFGNVPARFGWDGGSVSLQTLFAIARGARDSKAAGSECCGGSCGSGSAGFASEMTKWFDTNYHYIVPEFKADTQFKLSTTKIFDEFKEAQALGLNAKPVLVGPVTYLTLGKVQDSANPDFDRFELLDRLLPVYEEVIAKLAAEGAEWIQIDEPVFALDLSERQKECFIESYARLAKAAGSAKLLVATYFGELRDNLALFLGLPVAALHYDAVRGEAEVDALLNAFPADKILSLGVIDGRNIWKNNYDASLAILEQAKAKLGAARLWVSASSSLLHSPVSLASEKKLDAEIKDWLAFADEKLVEIVTLAGLLSGSGDSAALEANRASQKRRRESRRIHNPAVKARVAAITAADGKRDSVFAVRQEVQREKLGLPLFPTTTIGSFPQTAEVRAARAKWKKSALSDAEYDAFLKEETRKCIEWQDEIGIDMPVHGEFERNDMVEYFGEQLEGYVFSQFGWVQSYGSRCVKPPILFGDITRPKPMTVGWTSFAQSVTKNPMKGMLTGPVTILNWSFVRDDQPRSVSCKQLALAIRDEVLDLEKAGVRVIQIDEAALREGLPLRKSQWQEYLDWAVESFRITANGVKDETQIHTHMCYSEFNDIIGAIAGMDADVITIETSRSNMELLDAFVEFKYPNEIGPGVYDIHSPRIPSVEQMESLIKKAGAVIPAGNLWVNPDCGLKTRGWEEVRPALINMVEAARKLRAAALAAV, encoded by the coding sequence ATGTCAAAGATCCGCACGCACATTCTGGGCTACCCCCGCATCGGGGAGCAGCGCGAACTGAAGAAGGCCACCGAGCTCTATTGGAAGGGCGAGATCCCGGCCCCGGCACTCGAGTCGGTGGGCAAGGAGCTGCGCAAGCACCACTGGAAGAAGCAGCAGGCTGCGGGGATCGACCTCGTGCCCTGCAACGACTTCTCTTTCTACGATCAGGTGCTGGATGCCATCTGCCTCTTCGGGAACGTCCCCGCCCGCTTCGGCTGGGATGGCGGCAGCGTGAGCCTGCAAACGCTCTTCGCGATCGCCCGCGGCGCCCGGGATAGCAAGGCCGCCGGCTCCGAATGCTGCGGCGGCAGTTGCGGCAGCGGCAGCGCCGGATTCGCCAGCGAGATGACGAAGTGGTTCGACACGAACTACCATTACATCGTGCCGGAGTTCAAAGCGGACACGCAGTTCAAGCTCTCCACCACCAAGATCTTCGACGAGTTCAAGGAGGCCCAAGCGCTCGGCCTGAATGCGAAGCCGGTGCTAGTCGGTCCGGTGACCTACCTCACGCTGGGCAAGGTGCAGGATTCCGCGAATCCGGACTTCGATCGCTTCGAACTGCTGGACCGCTTGCTGCCGGTGTATGAGGAAGTGATCGCTAAGCTGGCTGCGGAAGGAGCGGAGTGGATCCAGATCGACGAGCCGGTGTTCGCGCTCGATCTGAGCGAGCGCCAGAAGGAATGCTTCATCGAGAGCTATGCGCGCCTCGCGAAGGCCGCAGGCTCCGCGAAGCTGCTCGTGGCCACCTACTTCGGCGAGCTCCGCGACAACCTCGCGCTCTTCCTCGGCCTGCCGGTCGCGGCCCTGCACTACGATGCGGTGCGCGGTGAAGCGGAGGTGGACGCCCTGCTGAATGCGTTCCCGGCCGACAAGATTCTCTCGCTGGGCGTCATCGACGGCCGGAACATCTGGAAGAACAACTACGACGCCTCGCTCGCGATCCTGGAACAGGCGAAGGCGAAGCTGGGTGCGGCGCGGCTGTGGGTTTCCGCCTCCTCTTCCCTGCTCCACTCGCCGGTCAGCCTGGCGAGCGAGAAGAAGCTGGATGCGGAGATCAAGGATTGGCTCGCCTTCGCGGACGAGAAGCTGGTCGAGATCGTCACGCTGGCCGGGCTGCTCTCCGGATCCGGCGACAGCGCCGCGCTGGAAGCGAACCGCGCCAGCCAGAAGCGCCGCCGCGAGAGCAGGCGCATTCACAATCCCGCGGTGAAGGCCCGGGTGGCGGCAATCACTGCTGCTGACGGCAAGCGAGACTCGGTCTTCGCGGTTCGCCAGGAAGTGCAGCGCGAGAAGCTGGGCCTGCCGCTCTTCCCCACCACTACCATCGGCTCCTTCCCGCAGACTGCGGAGGTCCGTGCCGCACGGGCGAAGTGGAAGAAGAGCGCGCTGAGCGATGCAGAATACGATGCCTTCCTCAAGGAGGAGACCCGCAAGTGCATCGAATGGCAGGACGAGATCGGGATCGACATGCCGGTGCACGGCGAGTTCGAGCGCAACGACATGGTGGAGTACTTCGGCGAGCAGCTCGAAGGCTACGTCTTCAGCCAGTTCGGCTGGGTGCAGTCGTATGGCTCGCGCTGCGTGAAGCCGCCGATCCTCTTCGGCGATATCACCCGCCCGAAACCGATGACCGTCGGGTGGACGAGCTTCGCGCAATCCGTGACGAAGAATCCGATGAAGGGCATGCTCACCGGCCCTGTCACGATCTTGAACTGGTCCTTCGTACGCGATGACCAACCGCGCTCCGTCTCCTGCAAGCAGCTCGCACTGGCGATCCGGGACGAGGTGCTCGACTTGGAAAAGGCCGGGGTGCGCGTGATCCAAATCGACGAGGCGGCGCTGCGCGAAGGTCTGCCACTGCGGAAGTCCCAGTGGCAGGAATACCTGGACTGGGCCGTCGAGTCCTTCCGCATCACGGCGAATGGAGTGAAGGACGAAACGCAGATCCACACGCACATGTGCTACTCGGAGTTCAACGACATCATCGGCGCAATTGCCGGGATGGATGCGGACGTGATCACGATTGAGACCTCGCGCTCGAACATGGAGCTGCTGGATGCCTTCGTGGAGTTCAAGTATCCGAACGAGATCGGGCCCGGAGTCTATGACATCCACTCGCCGCGGATCCCGAGCGTGGAGCAAATGGAGAGCCTGATCAAGAAGGCCGGGGCGGTGATCCCGGCGGGGAATCTGTGGGTGAATCCCGACTGCGGGCTGAAGACCCGCGGCTGGGAAGAAGTGAGACCCGCGCTGATCAACATGGTGGAGGCCGCACGCAAGCTGCGGGCCGCCGCTTTGGCCGCCGTCTGA
- a CDS encoding NAD(P)/FAD-dependent oxidoreductase — translation MASRVLIIGGGFAGLECARTLAGDERFEVTLVDRTNHHLFQPLLYQVATASLAAPDIARSIRQILEDAKNVTVLMDEIVAIDTAANFATGASATRYDFDYMLLAAGARTSFFGKTEWAEHTLSLKSLADAQGVRRTVLSNLERAELTTDQSERRRLMTVAIVGGGPTGVELAGAFSDLVHRSLRTNFRRIDTSKLRIILIEGSARILEAFDEDQSEYTRQRLKTLGVEVWTGMRVDDVKKHMLHFTDGSSLESEAIIWAAGVEAQPLTAMLGVPLADRAGRVTPNGDLSLPGLPHVFVAGDLVRMKDANDVAVPGLAPAATQMGRHVAKLLKEEKRLESGRFAAQKLELRAQFRYLDKGFMAIIGKNHAVVKAGKIKMQGLLAWFAWLFIHIAFLIGFRNRLSVLLGWAFAYIRDNPEARIIVNPPGTKPQW, via the coding sequence ATGGCTAGCCGGGTTCTCATCATTGGCGGAGGATTTGCAGGTTTGGAATGCGCCCGCACCCTGGCGGGTGACGAACGGTTCGAGGTGACCTTGGTGGATCGCACCAATCACCACCTCTTCCAGCCGCTGCTCTACCAAGTGGCCACCGCCTCCCTCGCGGCACCGGATATCGCCCGCTCGATCCGCCAGATCCTGGAGGATGCCAAGAACGTGACGGTGCTGATGGACGAGATCGTGGCGATCGACACCGCCGCGAATTTCGCGACGGGCGCTTCGGCCACGCGCTATGATTTCGACTACATGCTGCTGGCCGCTGGAGCCCGCACCTCGTTCTTCGGGAAGACGGAGTGGGCGGAGCACACGCTCTCGCTGAAATCGCTGGCAGACGCCCAAGGCGTGCGCCGCACCGTGCTCTCGAATCTGGAGCGCGCGGAACTCACCACCGATCAGTCCGAGCGTCGCCGGCTGATGACGGTGGCGATCGTCGGCGGCGGCCCCACCGGGGTGGAGTTGGCCGGTGCCTTCTCGGATCTGGTGCACCGCTCGCTGCGTACGAATTTCCGCCGCATCGATACCTCGAAGCTGCGCATCATCCTGATCGAGGGCTCGGCGCGGATTCTCGAAGCCTTCGATGAAGACCAGAGCGAATACACCCGCCAGCGCCTGAAGACGCTGGGTGTGGAAGTCTGGACCGGCATGCGCGTGGACGATGTGAAGAAGCACATGCTCCACTTCACCGATGGCAGCTCGCTGGAGAGCGAGGCGATCATCTGGGCCGCGGGTGTGGAGGCGCAGCCGCTCACCGCCATGCTCGGCGTGCCGCTGGCGGATCGCGCGGGCCGTGTAACGCCGAATGGTGATCTCTCGCTGCCGGGCCTCCCTCATGTCTTCGTCGCTGGGGATCTGGTGCGGATGAAGGATGCGAACGATGTCGCGGTGCCGGGACTCGCTCCCGCCGCCACGCAGATGGGCCGGCATGTCGCGAAGCTCCTGAAGGAAGAGAAGCGCCTCGAGAGCGGTCGCTTCGCCGCGCAGAAGCTCGAGCTGCGGGCCCAGTTCCGCTATCTCGACAAGGGCTTCATGGCGATCATCGGGAAGAACCACGCGGTGGTGAAGGCCGGGAAGATCAAGATGCAAGGTCTGCTCGCGTGGTTCGCCTGGCTCTTCATCCATATCGCCTTCCTCATCGGTTTCCGGAACCGTTTGTCGGTGCTGTTAGGCTGGGCCTTCGCCTACATCCGCGACAACCCGGAAGCACGCATCATCGTGAACCCGCCCGGCACGAAGCCACAGTGGTGA
- a CDS encoding TetR/AcrR family transcriptional regulator, producing the protein MSAVAGDSKVATKQRLIEAAEMLFADEGFDRVSVRDITNKAGANVAAVNYHFGSREGLVAVVMARYINPVTEERLARLDALERRSAGKPLAIEEILEAFIRPFTTQVRRSELSEKLFFKLMGRMFGQQGCELPPLVESLFITMATRFQKAFARSLPGMPADEIWWRMHLMSGAMIHTMAHSDKVQRMSGGEAGNPTTEQTLSRFIRFSAAGMRQGAEEIEAGGEDKPKGPQVEFPF; encoded by the coding sequence ATGAGCGCGGTAGCTGGAGACTCGAAAGTGGCGACCAAGCAGCGGCTGATTGAAGCCGCAGAAATGCTGTTCGCGGATGAAGGATTCGACCGGGTGTCCGTCCGGGACATCACGAACAAGGCCGGGGCCAATGTGGCCGCGGTGAACTACCACTTCGGAAGCCGTGAAGGCCTCGTCGCCGTGGTGATGGCCCGCTACATCAATCCGGTCACGGAGGAGCGGCTCGCACGTCTCGATGCGCTCGAGCGCCGCTCGGCGGGTAAGCCGCTGGCGATCGAGGAAATCCTGGAGGCATTCATCCGCCCCTTCACCACGCAGGTGCGCCGCTCGGAGCTGTCCGAGAAATTGTTCTTCAAGCTGATGGGCCGCATGTTCGGCCAGCAGGGCTGCGAGCTGCCGCCGCTGGTGGAGAGCCTCTTCATCACCATGGCCACGCGCTTCCAAAAGGCCTTCGCGCGATCCCTGCCGGGCATGCCCGCGGATGAGATCTGGTGGCGCATGCACCTCATGTCCGGAGCGATGATCCACACCATGGCTCACTCCGACAAGGTGCAGCGGATGTCCGGTGGCGAAGCCGGCAACCCGACCACCGAGCAGACCCTGTCCCGCTTCATCCGCTTCTCCGCCGCCGGCATGCGACAAGGCGCGGAGGAGATTGAAGCCGGTGGCGAGGACAAGCCGAAGGGCCCGCAGGTGGAGTTCCCTTTCTGA
- the metF gene encoding methylenetetrahydrofolate reductase [NAD(P)H] encodes MHIRDLLSGSEPKFSFEYFPPKSAQAAETLFRTITELQQCSPAFVSVTYGAGGGTREATHGLVLRLLRETKVNTIPHLTCVGHSEGEITELLESYAEAGVSNILALRGDPPKNGGSIPAGDFPYARDLVAFIRRFSERHGHSFGIGVAGFPEGHPGMPNRMREMDHLKAKIDAGADYICTQLFFENGDFYDFRDRCELSGIAVPILAGIMPVTSLGGLDRMAELAAGARFPAKLLRALSRANGDDAAVRRIGIHYATTQCADLLDHEVKGIHLYTLNQSSATVEIFNQLGLRSPA; translated from the coding sequence ATGCACATCCGCGATCTACTCTCAGGCAGCGAACCGAAGTTCTCCTTCGAGTACTTCCCGCCGAAGTCCGCGCAGGCGGCGGAGACCCTGTTCCGCACCATCACGGAGCTACAGCAATGCTCCCCGGCCTTCGTGAGCGTGACCTACGGGGCAGGCGGCGGCACGCGTGAGGCTACACACGGGCTGGTCCTGCGTCTTCTGCGCGAGACCAAGGTGAACACCATCCCCCACCTCACCTGCGTGGGCCACAGCGAGGGCGAAATCACCGAACTCTTGGAGAGCTATGCCGAGGCCGGCGTTTCGAACATCCTCGCGCTGCGCGGCGATCCCCCGAAAAACGGCGGCAGCATTCCCGCGGGAGATTTCCCGTACGCGAGGGATCTGGTCGCCTTCATCCGCCGCTTCTCGGAGCGGCACGGCCATTCTTTCGGGATCGGCGTGGCGGGCTTCCCGGAAGGGCACCCGGGCATGCCCAACCGGATGCGGGAAATGGACCACCTCAAGGCGAAAATCGATGCCGGGGCCGACTATATTTGCACCCAGCTTTTCTTTGAAAACGGGGACTTCTACGACTTCCGCGACCGCTGCGAGCTCTCGGGTATCGCGGTGCCGATCCTCGCCGGGATCATGCCGGTGACGAGCCTTGGCGGGCTGGACCGCATGGCGGAGCTTGCCGCCGGGGCGCGTTTCCCGGCAAAACTCCTGCGCGCCCTGTCCCGAGCCAATGGTGACGATGCCGCGGTGCGCCGGATCGGGATCCACTACGCCACCACGCAGTGCGCCGACCTGCTGGACCACGAGGTGAAGGGCATCCACCTCTACACGCTCAACCAATCCTCCGCCACGGTGGAGATCTTCAACCAACTCGGCCTCCGCAGCCCCGCCTGA
- a CDS encoding efflux transporter outer membrane subunit — MKLSRASAPLLAALLGACALQSPASRSGEAGDIPGSWSATKQARAGIDHHWVSKIGGSQLERLVAEAQRSNPSLRASAARVEQAAAVAKIAGADRLPTLGAGLNASRQKQNFIGLPGASGGSTNNSFGVSLQAAWEVDLWGKAKAGTEAAIADAEAQAQADRALRSSLAAQVAKAWLAVAESNEQITLAEKAVKSREESSTLVRERFERAIAEDGGSAAQVRLSETELATSRSDLERRRGERERTLRQLELLLGRYPSGDVAAAAKLPKLPAPPPSGLPSELLLRRPDLLEAERRLASAGRRKDESVKALYPSISLTGSLGTTTDQLEKILSSSNGVWALGGSLSQPIFQGGRLRAGIEQADAKEQEAIANLQRVTLDAFGEVEQALVAETYLRRQEQELQRTVEFADDAALRSNEEFRNGTGGVLTYLEAQNRQIEAAAALVRVRRLLLDNRVNLHLALGGDVVLRGP; from the coding sequence ATGAAGCTCTCCCGCGCGAGCGCCCCATTGTTGGCGGCATTGTTAGGAGCCTGTGCGCTCCAGTCGCCAGCTTCACGCAGCGGCGAAGCCGGAGATATTCCCGGCAGTTGGTCCGCCACCAAACAAGCCCGCGCCGGGATCGATCACCACTGGGTGAGCAAGATCGGCGGCTCGCAGCTCGAGCGTCTCGTCGCGGAAGCCCAGCGCTCGAATCCCAGCCTGCGCGCCTCCGCCGCCCGCGTGGAACAAGCCGCCGCGGTGGCGAAGATCGCCGGAGCCGACCGCCTGCCCACACTCGGTGCCGGACTGAATGCCTCGCGGCAGAAGCAGAACTTCATCGGCCTGCCCGGAGCCAGCGGCGGCTCCACCAACAATAGCTTCGGCGTCTCGCTTCAGGCCGCGTGGGAAGTCGATCTCTGGGGCAAGGCGAAGGCCGGCACGGAAGCCGCGATCGCCGATGCCGAGGCCCAAGCCCAGGCGGACCGCGCGCTGCGCAGCTCGCTGGCCGCCCAGGTGGCGAAGGCATGGCTGGCGGTGGCGGAGAGCAACGAACAGATCACCCTGGCCGAGAAGGCGGTGAAGTCCCGCGAGGAATCCTCCACACTGGTGCGCGAGCGCTTCGAGCGTGCGATCGCGGAAGACGGAGGATCGGCCGCACAGGTGCGGCTGAGCGAAACCGAACTCGCCACGAGCCGCTCGGATCTGGAACGCCGCCGCGGCGAACGCGAGCGGACCCTGCGGCAATTGGAGCTTCTGTTAGGCCGCTATCCCTCCGGCGACGTGGCCGCCGCGGCCAAGCTGCCGAAACTCCCCGCCCCTCCCCCGTCCGGCCTGCCATCGGAGCTGCTACTACGCCGCCCGGATTTGTTAGAAGCGGAGCGTCGTCTCGCTTCCGCCGGCCGCCGCAAGGATGAATCGGTCAAGGCCCTCTACCCTAGCATCAGCCTGACCGGCAGCCTGGGCACCACCACCGACCAACTGGAGAAGATCCTGAGCAGCTCGAACGGTGTCTGGGCACTGGGTGGCAGCCTCTCGCAACCGATCTTCCAAGGCGGTCGCCTGCGCGCCGGCATCGAACAGGCGGATGCCAAGGAGCAGGAAGCGATCGCGAACCTCCAACGGGTCACGCTCGATGCCTTCGGCGAGGTCGAGCAAGCGCTGGTCGCCGAGACCTATCTCCGCCGCCAGGAGCAGGAGCTGCAGCGCACAGTGGAATTCGCAGACGATGCCGCGCTGCGCTCGAACGAGGAATTCCGCAACGGCACCGGTGGCGTGCTGACCTATCTCGAAGCCCAGAACCGCCAGATCGAGGCCGCGGCCGCGCTCGTGAGGGTGCGCCGGCTGCTGCTCGATAACCGCGTCAACCTTCACCTCGCGCTCGGCGGCGACGTCGTGCTGCGCGGTCCCTGA
- a CDS encoding NAD(P)H-dependent oxidoreductase — translation MATPRIQILLSHPNYSNSRANRALVEMASRLDGVEVTHLEDLYPDGGIDCDAEVARLVLADLLVLQFPMQWYSTPPALKAWQDRVLTRMFYINPDTEGAKLAGRPLMVAATLGNRSSAYTAEGVNLFSAADLLKPLQSTANRCGLSWQEPFLVYEARHATDEALASAARSYLDRLISTSLSSAIPA, via the coding sequence ATGGCCACGCCCCGAATTCAAATCCTTCTCTCACATCCCAACTACTCCAACTCTCGCGCCAACCGAGCATTGGTTGAGATGGCATCCCGATTGGATGGAGTTGAGGTAACGCACTTGGAAGACCTGTATCCGGATGGTGGAATCGATTGTGATGCCGAGGTCGCTCGATTGGTTCTTGCCGATCTTTTGGTCCTGCAATTTCCGATGCAATGGTACTCCACGCCTCCCGCGCTGAAAGCATGGCAGGATCGCGTCCTTACACGCATGTTCTATATCAATCCCGACACGGAAGGGGCGAAGCTTGCGGGCCGTCCGCTCATGGTAGCAGCGACGCTGGGTAACCGATCGTCCGCCTACACGGCGGAGGGAGTGAACTTGTTTTCGGCAGCGGATCTACTCAAGCCTCTTCAATCCACTGCAAATCGCTGCGGCCTATCCTGGCAGGAACCATTTCTAGTTTATGAGGCCCGTCATGCAACGGATGAGGCTCTGGCGTCAGCAGCCAGAAGCTATCTCGATCGGCTGATTTCAACGTCGCTATCGTCCGCAATTCCCGCCTAG
- a CDS encoding tellurite resistance TerB family protein: MSLDSLFSSLSNSKSDPKSLLGGLLGSSGAQGALGGAASGALVSMLMNGKARKKIQKNAVKVGGMAAIAGVGYYAYQKWQQSKQDSAPAQVQVLPAAAPAANLIPPPLPPDLAGASFQVRVTGELPMKMVLAMIAAAAADGTIDSVEMSALADAIDNAPVEAAEKARLTSALNKPPTVEEIAGLANGPEEASEIYGAALTSIEVDTPSEHLFLRRLSKALDLDEQLVATVHETLEKA; encoded by the coding sequence ATGTCACTCGATTCCCTTTTCTCCAGCCTGAGCAATTCAAAGAGCGATCCCAAGTCCCTGCTGGGCGGGCTACTGGGATCCTCAGGCGCACAGGGAGCCTTGGGGGGTGCGGCATCGGGAGCACTGGTCTCCATGCTGATGAACGGCAAGGCGCGGAAGAAGATCCAGAAGAACGCCGTGAAGGTGGGCGGCATGGCCGCGATCGCGGGCGTGGGTTACTACGCCTATCAGAAGTGGCAGCAGAGCAAGCAGGATTCCGCACCGGCACAAGTCCAGGTGCTGCCTGCTGCAGCACCGGCCGCCAACTTGATTCCACCGCCGCTCCCGCCCGATCTCGCCGGGGCGAGCTTTCAGGTAAGGGTCACGGGCGAGCTTCCGATGAAGATGGTGCTCGCGATGATCGCCGCGGCCGCCGCGGATGGCACGATCGATAGCGTCGAGATGAGCGCGCTGGCGGATGCGATCGACAACGCCCCGGTGGAAGCCGCCGAGAAGGCGCGCCTGACGAGTGCCCTCAACAAGCCGCCCACGGTGGAAGAAATCGCCGGACTCGCGAATGGCCCGGAGGAGGCTAGCGAGATCTACGGTGCGGCCCTGACTTCCATCGAGGTGGACACTCCCTCCGAGCATCTCTTCCTGCGCCGCTTGTCGAAGGCCCTCGATCTCGACGAGCAACTCGTCGCCACGGTGCACGAGACCCTGGAGAAGGCCTGA
- the glyA gene encoding serine hydroxymethyltransferase: protein MSATTYQDTEVFAAIRDEETRQRNNIELIASENFTSAAVMKAQGSHLTNKYAEGYPGRRWYGGCEHVDVIEQLAIDRVKQLFGAEHANVQPHSGSQANTAVYFAVLQPGDKIFTMDLAHGGHLTHGHKANFSGRFYEVTHYGVSKDDERIDYDELEATARELKPKLITAGASAYPREIDFERLAKIAKEVGAYLFVDMAHIAGLVAAGVHPNPVPHADFVTTTTHKSLRGPRGGVILCKQEFAKKIDAQVFPGIQGGPLMHVIAAKAVCFGEALQPEFRGYAEQVVKNAQALAARLASHGYRIVSGGTDNHLLLVDLRPKGLNGADASHALDEAGITVNKNGIPFDTGSPMKPSGIRIGTPAVTTRGMKESDVERVADFIHRVLEVKDDQAALEAIRSEVFAFNKAFPLPGSDL from the coding sequence ATGTCCGCCACGACCTACCAAGACACCGAAGTCTTCGCCGCGATCCGCGATGAAGAGACCCGCCAGCGCAACAACATCGAGCTGATCGCCTCCGAGAACTTCACCTCGGCCGCGGTGATGAAGGCACAGGGCTCCCACCTCACGAACAAGTATGCCGAGGGCTATCCCGGCCGCCGCTGGTACGGTGGCTGCGAACACGTGGATGTGATCGAGCAACTCGCGATCGACCGCGTGAAGCAACTCTTCGGCGCGGAGCACGCGAACGTACAGCCGCACTCCGGATCGCAGGCGAATACCGCGGTGTACTTCGCGGTGCTGCAGCCGGGCGACAAGATCTTCACCATGGACCTGGCCCACGGCGGGCACCTGACCCACGGCCACAAGGCGAACTTCTCCGGCCGCTTCTACGAGGTGACCCACTATGGCGTGAGCAAGGATGACGAGCGGATCGACTACGACGAACTGGAAGCCACCGCCCGCGAGCTGAAGCCGAAGCTGATCACCGCCGGTGCCTCCGCCTACCCGCGCGAGATCGATTTCGAGCGCCTGGCGAAGATCGCCAAGGAAGTGGGTGCCTATCTCTTCGTGGACATGGCCCACATCGCCGGCCTCGTCGCCGCCGGGGTGCACCCGAACCCGGTGCCGCACGCGGACTTCGTGACGACCACCACCCACAAGTCCCTGCGCGGACCGCGCGGCGGCGTGATCCTGTGCAAGCAGGAGTTCGCCAAGAAGATCGACGCCCAAGTCTTCCCGGGGATCCAAGGCGGCCCGCTGATGCATGTGATCGCGGCCAAGGCGGTCTGTTTCGGCGAGGCGCTGCAACCGGAATTCCGCGGCTATGCCGAGCAGGTGGTGAAGAACGCGCAGGCACTGGCCGCGCGCCTCGCCTCGCACGGCTACCGCATCGTCTCCGGCGGCACGGACAATCACCTGCTGCTCGTCGACCTGCGGCCGAAGGGTCTGAACGGTGCGGACGCTTCCCATGCGCTGGATGAAGCGGGCATCACCGTGAACAAGAACGGCATCCCCTTCGACACCGGCAGCCCGATGAAGCCGAGCGGCATCCGCATCGGCACCCCGGCCGTGACCACCCGCGGCATGAAGGAGTCCGACGTGGAACGCGTGGCCGACTTCATCCACCGCGTGCTGGAGGTGAAGGATGACCAGGCCGCGCTCGAAGCGATCCGCAGCGAGGTCTTCGCCTTCAACAAGGCCTTCCCGCTGCCAGGCTCCGACCTGTAA